The Oscarella lobularis chromosome 12, ooOscLobu1.1, whole genome shotgun sequence genome window below encodes:
- the LOC136193924 gene encoding probable serine/threonine-protein kinase DDB_G0281745, whose amino-acid sequence MHFTTDVYKQRLTASERDRVQLKAAGEAKDVQIENARIEHEKLISELRDITEEMEEKEKQLKIAREQNDLLHIPIADVTMTGIKLGGGSFGEVKVGYWRGCPVAVKMFYACLESDYYLRLFQQEISVCTRARHPNIVSLCGVTTENNVPLRIITELLEGSLSDVIRAAHRSGLPLTLREQIDLALGTTAGITYLHLLGSKGVLHGDIRSSNVVVTALMEPKICDLGAARFVEVSLSAGALSPEYLAPERDPEKGRIPNTKMADVYSLGVTLVELMIGEQPVSVDRFGQCSRVSYPAVKQMCRQMISVDPSRRPGAQECLAQLERVKNSDEYDQCNPKRMVKGKLHGESHLSLVEAPWLQRHILPVHK is encoded by the exons ATGCATTTCACGACAGACGTATACAAACAAAGGTTGACTGCTTCGGAAAGGGATCGGG TGCAATTGAAGGCCGCGGGTGAAGCCAAAGACGTACAAATTGAAAACGCACGAATTGAGCACG AGAAATTGATTTCTGAATTGAGAGATATTACTGAAGAgatggaagagaaagagaagcagCTGAAAATAGCAAGAGAACAAAACGATCTTTTGCACATTCCCATTGCAGACGTCACAATGACGGGAATTAAGCTTGGAGGAGGTTCTTTCGGAG aGGTGAAAGTGGGCTATTGGCGTGGCTGTCCCGTGGCTGTAAAGATGTTCTATGCGTGCCTGGAATCCGACTACtatcttcgtctttttcaacaAGAGATCTCCGTCTGTACTCGAGCTCGCCATCCCAACATCGTCTCCTTATGCGGCGTCACGACGGAAAACAACGTTCCTCTTCGAATAATCACCGAACTTCTCGAAGGCTCGCTTTCCGACGTCATTAGGGCCGCTCATCGTTCAGGACTGCCTCTCACTTTGCGAGAGCAGATTGATCTGGCGTTGGGGACAACGGCCGGTATCACTTATCTCCATCTACTCGGTTCAAAGGGAGTTTTGCACGGGGACATTCGCTCTTCAAATGTCGTCGTGACGGCGCTAATGGAGCCCAAGATATGCGACTTGGGCGCGGCTCGCTTTGTCGAAGTGTCTCTCTCAGCCGGGGCGTTGAGTCCTGAATATTTAGCTCCCGAACGAGACCCCGAGAAAGGTAGGATTCCTAATACGAAGATGGCTGACGTGTACAGCCTCGGCGTCACTCTCGTTGAGTTGATGATCGGGGAGCAACCGGTATCTGTCGATCGATTTGGGCAATGTTCCCGCGTCAGTTATCCGGCTGTGAAGCAAATGTGCCGTCAAATGATAAGCGTTGATCCAAGCAGGAGGCCAGGTGCGCAAGAGTGCTTGGCTCAATTGGAACGAGTCAAGAATTCCGACGAATACGATCAGTGTAATCCAAAGAGAATGGTAAAGGGTAAGCTGCATGGAGAAAGTCATTTGAGTCTTGTGGAGGCGCCGTGGCTACAGCGTCATATCTTGCCGGTTCATAAGTAA
- the LOC136193925 gene encoding heat shock 70 kDa protein 12B-like encodes MSSLTAASLTAAAERRQRSRARGVSGEGSESILERHRSSIERKGYVVAIDIGTAFSGYAMSSSRDIFAIYALRAEDPFRWGVCGVETKIPTVLLLRPDGTFHSFGQDALTHYKDLEEDEQKKWYFFERFRKKWYWYPFFERFKMNLSKLIAADNGRLFPVGTVFAHVFRYFRDKAIEEYNLFSTTDLTQDDVKWVIAVPAMWSDVARQMMREAAYEAGLASEAEPDNVQIALEPESASLYCESLQYHENANDADRFVSSVFQARKRYLLADLGGETTDVAVYEVFGCGLMKELYCSVDGARGGTYVNKNYVKLLEQIFGKDVIDEYRATYPGDWVYAISKYFRGALILNHPEVAKLFDPVLTNISDHLKRVFAMFDSIDCLILVGGFAECRLLQLFLRREFEEAGGVQVIVPRQCSLAVAKGAVLLGHWQTLAGVSTFALSKSSFKKDFTDLSRRSEETALALAQKKKN; translated from the exons atgagttCATTGACAGCAGCTTCGTTGACAGCAGCGGCTGAAAGACGGCAGCGTTCTCGTGCTCGTGGCGTTTCCGGCGAAGGTAGCGAATCGATTCTCGAGCGTcatcgttcgtcgatcgagcgaAAGGgatacgtcgtcgccatAGACATCGGAACGGCGTTCAGCGGCTACGCAATGTCATCTTCGCGCGACATATTCGCCATCTACGCATTGCGCGCCGAAGACCCGTTTCGCTGGGGGGTATGCGGCGTAGAGACGAAAATCCCCACCGTTCTTCTGCTCCGACCCGACGGAACGTTTCATTCGTTCGGGCAAGATGCGCTGACGCATTACAAAGATTTGGAGGAAGACGAGCAGAAGAAGTGGTACTTCTTTGAACGATTCAGGAAGAAGTGGTACTGGTACCCCTTCTTTGAACGATTCAAGATGAATTTATCCAAATTG ATTGCGGCGGATAACGGACGACTATTCCCTGTTGGGACTGTCTTCGCTCACGTTTTTCGCTACTTTCGCGACAAAGCCATTGAAGAGTACAATTTGTTTTCAACGACCGATTTGACGCAAGACGACGTGAAATGGGTAATCGCAGTACCCGCTATGTggagcgacgtcgccagGCAAATGATGAGAGAAGCCGCATACGAG GCAGGTCTTGCTTCTGAAGCGGAACCCGACAACGTGCAAATTGCTTTGGAACCGGAATCGGCGTCGCTCTACTGCGAATCACTCCAGTATCATGAGAACGCCAATGACGCTGATCGATTCGTGAGCAGCGTTTTTCAAGCTCGAAAACGCTACTTACTCGCCGAtctcggcggcgagacgaccGACGTAGCCGTTTACGAAGTTTTCGGTTGTGGACTGATGAAAGAGTTGTACTGCTCCGTAGACGGCGCGCGGGGTGGCACGTACGTCAACAAGAACTACGTCAAACTTCTCGAGCAGATATTTGGTAAAGACGTCATTGACGAGTATCGAGCGACGTATCCTGGCGATTGGGTCTACGCAATATCGAAGTACTTTCGCGGCGCACTAATTTTGAATCATCCGGAAGTAGCAAAATTATTTGATCCGGTATTGACTAACATTTCCGATCATCTGAAGAGAGTCTTTGCTATGTTTGACTCAATTGACTGTCtcattctcgtcggcggcttTGCTGAGTGTCGTCTGCTTCAATTGTTTCTTCGACGCGAGTTTGAAGAAGCAGGCGGCGTTCAGGTTATTGTTCCTCGGCAGTGTTCACTTGCTGTAGCAAAGGGTGCCGTTCTGTTGGGTCATTGGCAAACTTTGGCAGGAGTTTCGACGTTCGCTCTCTCCAAAAGCAGTTTCAAGAAGGATTTCACG gATCTGAGTCGCCGTTCAGAAGAAACGGCTCTTGCTTTGgctcaaaaaaagaagaattag
- the LOC136194061 gene encoding uncharacterized protein isoform X2 encodes MLDQLKHFAESMKKLDRDDHRDHDDHLQMWSPGERQLDASQADTKGCPDMTKCSSTPPGKSYMDRPRIAFSGLFRSDVSTVNNLPQNFDTENFKLVDNPAYASWNPTGTGSFLFRDVTITEACPLVGVCNTIDGVVGEALDTGVSRVTAKMVDLDPENQIVSTLFGLRFAIRSYDAYQGPTLVAGDFKPAAFSGIFQNRRGAGNPYLSASYQSIIDNVVWGKDIQSLRPCSSSKRYRMRMGKFSRLSSTFGTIIRVRAIPCIHTVT; translated from the exons ATGCTGGACCAATTGAAACACTTCG ccGAGTCGATGAAGAAACTCGATCGCGATGACCATCGTGATCACGATGACCATCTTCAAATGTGGTCACCGGGTGAGCGTCAGCTGGACGCTTCCCAAGCCGACACCAAG GGCTGTCCAGATATGACTAAGTGCAGCAGTACACCACCCGGAAAGTCCTACATGGATCGACCTCGCATCGCCTTCTCCGGCCTCTTTCGCAGCGACGTATCGACCGTCAACAACTTGCCGCAGAACTTCGACACGGAAAATTTCAAACTCGTCGACAATCCGGCGTACGCGAGCTGGAATCCGACGGGAACGggatcgtttctctttcgcgaCGTCACCATAACGGAAGCGTGTCCCCTAGTCGGCGTCTGCAATacgatcgacggcgtcgtcggcgaagcgcTCGACACGGGCGTTTCGCGCGTCACGGCGAAAATGGTCGATTTGGATCCGGAGAATCAGATCGTGTCGACTCTTTTTGGACTGCGTTTCGCTATtcgatcgtacgacgcgtaTCAGGGTCCGACGTTGGTGGCGGGCGACTTCAAACCGGCGGCGTTTAGCGGAATCTTTCAGAATCGTCGCGGAGCGGGGAATCCTTATCTCTCCGCCAGCTATCAGTCAATCATCGATAACGTCGTCTGGGGCAAGGATATCCAGTCTCTCCGACCCTGCAGCAGCTCAAAGAGATATCGGATGCGAATGGGAAAATTCTCTCGATTAAGTTCGACGTTCGGCACTATCATCCGAGTGAGAGCGATCCCATGTATACATACGGTTACGTGA
- the LOC136194327 gene encoding uncharacterized protein, whose protein sequence is MVQTCCVIGCANRSESGSGIRFFRIPSSTNSVRRSCQTTDDLRVRRREKWIAAIRRKDWAPSADSRVCSAHFISGSPSPLQDATNPDWVPSVRMGYSFSAVSTKTSIGRYERHERRRGLLSAAESEESVACTIDMTVDESLIDEANDDTCMASSCQTDMSFTAIKGLESELQRMTDERDGLREAIGQISISFDFLKNNNSKLKFYTGIHEWPVFYSLFQLVEDALPEGNKLTKKDIFVMFFLKIRLNLTDEDIGDRYGVHKSTVSRHFHQVLDVMHIKCAHLICWPDRETLRLTMPTSFRKFFKSCCVIVDCTEIFIERPSDLLARAQVWSNYKHHSTIKFLIGISPQGTISFLSHAAGGRMSDKDILESSGLTHLLLPGDVILADRGFTCHAYARLTMSEIKMPTFTRGRKQLEKIDVDWSRELSLVRIHVERLIGVLKQKYTILQSVMPISFISNSSSGNSTLDKLIRVCCACVNLCPSVVSGE, encoded by the exons ATGGTTCAAACGTGCTGCGTAATCGGATGCGCGAATCGATCGGAAAGCGGCAGTGGAATTCGCTTTTTCCGTATCCCTTCTTCCACGAATTCTGTGCGTCGTTCCTGCCAGACAACAGACGATttacgcgttcgacgacgcgaaaaatgGATAGCGGCAATCAGGAGGAAAGACTGGGCTCCCTCTGCCGATTCAAGAGTTTGCTCGGCTCACTTCATTAGCG GCTCACCTTCACCGCTACAGGATGCAACAAACCCTGATTGGGTTCCCAGCGTGCGGATGGGGTACTCATTTTCAGCtgtgtcgacgaagacgtcaattGGCAGATACGAACGTCACGAAAGAAGGAGGGGGCTATTGTCTGCTGCTGAGAGTGAGGAATCCGTTGCTTGCACAATCGATATGACTGTGGACGAAAGCCttatcgacgaagcgaatgATGATACTTGCATGGCCTCTTCTTGTCAAACAGACATGTCTTTCACTGCCATCAAGGGGCTGGAAAGCGAGTTGCAGCGAATGACCGACGAACGAGACGGTTTGAGGGAGGCAATTGGTCAAATTTCTATCTCGTTCGACTTCTTGAAGAATAACAATTCTAAATTGAAGTTCTACACAG GTATTCATGAATGGCCTGTTTTTTACTCGTTGTTCCAGCTGGTTGAAGATGCCCTTCCTGAAGGGAACAAACTAACAAAGAAGGACATTTTCGTCATGTTCTTCTTAAAGATCCGTCTGAATCTAACGGACGAAGACATAGGCGATCGGTATGGCGTACATAAAAGTACGGTATCTCGGCATTTTCACCAAGTTCTGGATGTGATGCACATCAAATGTGCTCACCTGATTTGCTGGCCCGACAGAGAGACGCTTCGTCTGACAATGCCCACGTCCTTCCGCAAATTCTTCAAGTCCTGCTGTGTAATAGTCGATTGCACCGAGATATTCATAGAACGACCGTCCGACCTGCTTGCGAGAGCCCAAGTCTGGAGCAATTACAAACATCATTCGACAATCAAATTTCTGATTGGCATATCACCTCAAGGAACcatttcgtttctttcccATGCAGCTGGTGGTCGTATGTCTGACAAAGACATACTGGAAAGTTCGGGCCTAACGCATCTACTGCTACCGG GCGACGTAATTCTAGCAGATCGTGGATTTACCTGTCATGCCTACGCTCGACTTACCATGAGCGAAATTAAGATGCCAACATTTACCAGAGGCAGGAAACAGCTCGAGAAGATTGATGTCGACTGGAGTCGAGAGTTATCGCTGGTAAGGATCCATGTTGAGCGACTCATAGGCGTCCTGAAACAGAAGTACACGATCCTACAGAGCGTCATGCCAATCTCCTTCATCTCCAACAGCAGTAGCGGTAACTCAACTCTAGATAAATTGATTAGGGTATGTTGTGCTTGTGTTAACCTGTGTCCGTCCGTTGTCAGTGGAGAATAG
- the LOC136194061 gene encoding uncharacterized protein isoform X1 → MAVRQSGSIDVLRLLLLAFAVWPEIGGRKLEAATESSMLDQLKHFAESMKKLDRDDHRDHDDHLQMWSPGERQLDASQADTKGCPDMTKCSSTPPGKSYMDRPRIAFSGLFRSDVSTVNNLPQNFDTENFKLVDNPAYASWNPTGTGSFLFRDVTITEACPLVGVCNTIDGVVGEALDTGVSRVTAKMVDLDPENQIVSTLFGLRFAIRSYDAYQGPTLVAGDFKPAAFSGIFQNRRGAGNPYLSASYQSIIDNVVWGKDIQSLRPCSSSKRYRMRMGKFSRLSSTFGTIIRVRAIPCIHTVT, encoded by the exons ATGGCCGTTCGTCAGTCGGGTTCTATCGATGTTCTGCGTCTTCTTTT ATTGGCGTTCGCGGTTTGGCCGGAAATTGGGGGACGCAAACTTGAAGCCGCCACGGAGTCCTCTATGCTGGACCAATTGAAACACTTCG ccGAGTCGATGAAGAAACTCGATCGCGATGACCATCGTGATCACGATGACCATCTTCAAATGTGGTCACCGGGTGAGCGTCAGCTGGACGCTTCCCAAGCCGACACCAAG GGCTGTCCAGATATGACTAAGTGCAGCAGTACACCACCCGGAAAGTCCTACATGGATCGACCTCGCATCGCCTTCTCCGGCCTCTTTCGCAGCGACGTATCGACCGTCAACAACTTGCCGCAGAACTTCGACACGGAAAATTTCAAACTCGTCGACAATCCGGCGTACGCGAGCTGGAATCCGACGGGAACGggatcgtttctctttcgcgaCGTCACCATAACGGAAGCGTGTCCCCTAGTCGGCGTCTGCAATacgatcgacggcgtcgtcggcgaagcgcTCGACACGGGCGTTTCGCGCGTCACGGCGAAAATGGTCGATTTGGATCCGGAGAATCAGATCGTGTCGACTCTTTTTGGACTGCGTTTCGCTATtcgatcgtacgacgcgtaTCAGGGTCCGACGTTGGTGGCGGGCGACTTCAAACCGGCGGCGTTTAGCGGAATCTTTCAGAATCGTCGCGGAGCGGGGAATCCTTATCTCTCCGCCAGCTATCAGTCAATCATCGATAACGTCGTCTGGGGCAAGGATATCCAGTCTCTCCGACCCTGCAGCAGCTCAAAGAGATATCGGATGCGAATGGGAAAATTCTCTCGATTAAGTTCGACGTTCGGCACTATCATCCGAGTGAGAGCGATCCCATGTATACATACGGTTACGTGA
- the LOC136194326 gene encoding uncharacterized protein: protein MNEITWNSRNTSIDPELLHFHVNDPLENVCSRPSTAMGRFALTTSKFGYFLIEDLSEMNLEMVKEHELPFAFFNTKFLQAGSGNTVFTFIVTEIENKTEVPSFVDFKFPGCKPGTNSSNYVQYPCRLCPKGQYSDHYGAHNCTGCPTGLVTSSAGSTSFKNCTCARDRCAHGECILQSDYTSVCICYFGFTGQSCETPTTYLIGMGVVVALLLIAAFLYCTKRVKKHQSVARYTRFELEMAEKTVAQLCDIWSVDKEEIEFEKLIGKGSFGDVWAAQYRDQTVAVKVLKIKDEDCTDKQLEEFKDESELLRSIFHANIVRFIGTGKTTENKPLIVLEYMERGSVRQELDDKYGDHPMDIALQVKYALHAAKGMRHLHRINRMHRDLKCDNLLVNNAGIVKVADLGCTKIAPKISEDDDSGSARGSRAVGTAFFRAPEILRGEEYGVAVDVYSYGITLWEIMTAKYPYVEKYEKGLLGQEIIDKIAHSDLRPEFPDDCGQNLKKLAIWCWNGNPCERPTFEEIVPVLKGL, encoded by the coding sequence ATGAACGAAATAACGTGGAATTCTAGAAATACTTCAATTGACCCAGAACTACTGCATTTCCACGTGAACGATCCTTTGGAAAACGTCTGCAGTAGGCCAAGCACTGCAATGGGTCGTTTTGCATTGACAACAAGCAAATTCGGATACTTTCTAATAGAAGATCTTAGTGAAATGAACCTGGAGATGGTGAAAGAACACGAACTACCATTTGCGTTCTTCAACACGAAATTTCTACAGGCAGGCAGCGGAAACACGGTATTCACTTTCATAGTCACAGAGATTGAGAATAAGACAGAAGTACCTAGCTTCGTAGATTTCAAATTTCCAGGCTGCAAACCTGGAACGAACAGTTCCAATTACGTTCAGTATCCGTGCCGCCTCTGTCCCAAGGGACAATACAGTGATCATTACGGTGCACATAACTGCACCGGTTGTCCAACCGGTTTGGTAACAAGTTCAGCCGGCTCGACTTCCTTCAAAAATTGCACGTGTGCGAGAGACAGGTGTGCTCACGGAGAATGCATCTTGCAAAGCGACTACACATCCGTTTGCATTTGCTACTTCGGATTCACCGGCCAATCGTGCGAAACACCGACAACATATCTCATCGGTATGGGAGTAGTAGTCGCTCTACTACTAATTGCTGCTTTTCTATACTGTACAAAGCGCGTCAAAAAACATCAAAGTGTGGCCAGATACACGCGATTCGAATTGGAAATGGCCGAGAAAACGGTCGCTCAACTATGCGACATCTGGTCGGTAGAcaaggaagaaatcgaatttgaaaaattgattGGAAAGGGATCGTTTGGCGACGTGTGGGCCGCTCAGTATCGCGATCaaaccgtcgccgtcaaagttctcaaaatcaaagacgaagactGCACTGACAAGCAATTGGAGGAATTCAAAGACGAGAGCGAATtgcttcgatcgattttccaCGCCAATATCGTTCGTTTTATCGGCACtggaaagacgacggaaaacAAACCGCTCATCGTTCTGGAGTACATGGAACGAGGGTCGGTTCGACAAGAGTTGGATGACAAGTACGGCGATCATCCTATGGATATCGCGCTTCAGGTGAAATACGCTCTACACGCGGCCAAGGGTATGCGTCATCTCCACCGCATCAATCGAATGCATCGCGATCTCAAGTGCGATAACCTGCTCGTCAACAACGCGGGAATCGtcaaagtcgccgatttggGCTGCACCAAAATCGCGCCCAAGATcagcgaagacgatgatAGTGGAAGTGCTCGCGGATCGCGCGCCGTCGGTACGGCGTTTTTCAGGGCTCCTGAAATACTTCGCGGGGAAGAGTacggcgttgccgtcgacgtctacAGCTACGGTATAACGCTGTGGGAAATTATGACGGCAAAGTATCCGTACGTCGAGAAATATGAGAAGGGGTTATTGGGTCAAGAAATCATCGATAAAATTGCTCACAGTGACTTACGACCAGAATTTCCGGATGACTGTGGAcagaatttgaaaaaattggcgATATGGTGTTGGAATGGAAACCCGTGTGAGAGGCCAACgtttgaagaaatcgttcCAGTGCTGAAAGGACTCTAA